The Agrobacterium larrymoorei sequence GCTCGAAGGCCCGCGCGCCGGTGAAGTGCTGATCGAGGTCAAGGCAACCGGCATATGCCATACGGACGATTTCACCCTCTCGGGTGCCGATCCGGAAGGTCTCTTCCCCGCGATCCTCGGCCATGAAGGCGCTGGCATCGTTGTCGACGTCGGCCCCGGCGTCACCTCGGTCAAGAAGGGCGACCATGTTATTCCGCTCTACACGCCGGAATGCCGCGAATGCTATTCCTGTACCTCGCGCAAGACCAACCTCTGCACGGCCATCCGCTCCACGCAGGGCCAGGGCGTAATGCCGGACGGCACCAGCCGTTTCTCCATCGGCAAGGACAAGATCCATCACTATATGGGCTGCTCCACCTTCGCCAATTACACGGTCCTGCCGGAAATTGCCGTTGCCAAGATCAACCCCGACGCGCCTTTCGACAAGGTCTGCTACATCGGCTGTGGCGTGACGACCGGCATCGGTGCGGTCATCAATACCGCAAAGGTCGAGATCGGCTCGACGGCGATCGTCTTCGGCCTCGGCGGCATTGGCCTCAACGTGCTTCAGGGCCTGCGTCTTGCCGGTGCGGATATGATCATCGGCGTCGATATCAACCCTGAGCGCAAGGCCTGGGGCGAGAAATTCGGCATGACGCACTTCGTCAACCCGAAGGAAGTCGATGGCGACATCGTGCCCTATCTCGTCAACATGACGAAGCGCAATGGCGACCTGATCGGCGGCGCAGATTACACCTTCGACTGCACCGGCAACACAAAGGTCATGCGTCAGGCGCTGGAAGCCTCGCACCGCGGCTGGGGCAAATCGGTCATCATCGGCGTTGCAGGCGCCGGCCAGGAAATCTCCACCCGCCCCTTCCAGCTGGTCACCGGCCGCAACTGGATGGGAACGGCTTTCGGTGGCGCGCGCGGCCGCACGGACGTTCCGAAGATCGTTGATTGGTACATGGAAGGCAAAATCCAGATCGACCCGATGATCACCCACACCATGCCGCTCGACGACATCAACAAGGGCTTCGACCTGATGCACAAGGGCGAGAGCATCCGCGGCGTCGTGGTCTATTGATGTGAGGAATAAACGGCGCGGAGGTCTGAGAGGGTTTCCGCGCTGGTGGTTTAGAGGGGTTGCGATGCCCCTCTTTCTTTTTGACGTGCGAGATGGCGGAAGGATACCCCCCTCTGTCCTGCCGGACATCTCCCCCTCAAGGGGGGAGATCAGCAAGAAGAAACGTCCGCCACTTATCCGAAACTTCAGAGATGACCGAGCGGTCGCCCCACCCGATCTCCCCCTTGAGGGGGAGATGTCCGGCAGGACAGAGGGGGGCGCCGCCGCAAACGCGAAGCACGCAGACAGCCCGCGCCCGACTCAAGCCACCGTCTCAACATCCTTTGCCGCATCCACCGGCACATAATTCAGCACCGGCCCAAGCCAACGCTCAACCTCTTTCACCGCCATGCCCTTGCGCCGAGCGTAATCCTCAACCTGGTCCCGCTCCACCTTGGCAACGCCGAAGTAATAGCTCTCAGGATGGCCGATATAGAGGCCCGAGACAGATGACCCAGGCCACATGGCATAGCTCTCCGTCAGCTCCACACCCGTCTGGTTTGTTGCGTCCAACAGACGGAACAACGTGTCCTTTTCCGTATGGTCAGGCTGCGCAGGATAGCCAGGGGCTGGACGAATACCGGCATACGCCTCTCCAACAAGGTCCTCACTGCTGAAGCTCTCACCCGGCGCATAGCCCCAGAACTCCTTGCGTACACGCTCATGCATGCGCTCGGCAAAGGCCTCTGCAAACCGGTCGGCCAGTGCCTTGACCAGAATGGAGGAATAGTCGTCATTGGCGCGCTCGAAGCGTTCGGCAATGGCCACTTCCTCGATGCCCGCCGTCACCACGAAGCCGCCGACATAGTCGGCAATGCCGCTGTCCTTCGGCGCGACGAAATCCGACAATGCCACATTGGGCCGCCCGTCGCGCTTGGAAAGCTGCTGACGCAGCGTGTAGAAGGTTTCGAGTTCAGAAGTCCGGCTCTCATCGGTGAACAGACGAATATCGTCGCCCACTGCATTTGCTGGCCAGAAACCGATGACGGCGCGGGGACGGAACCACTTTTCCTCGATGATCTTCTTCAGCATTGCCTGCGCATCGGCGTAAAGTTGACGCGCCGCCTCGCCCTGCTTCTCATCTTCCAGGATAGCAGGGAAACGGCCCTTCAGCTCCCAGGTCTGGAAGAAGGGCGTCCAGTCGATATAGCGCGACAGCTCTTCGAGATCGTAGCTCTCGAAGGTCTTGGTGCCGATGAAGTGCGGCTTGACCGGCTGGTAGTTCGTCCAATCCACCTTCTGCGCGTTCTCGCGAGCGCGAGACAGCGGCAGCCGCTGCTTTTCGCGTTCATTACGGGCGTGGGCTTCCGCAACCTTGGCATATTCCGCGCGAATGCCGTCAATATAGGCTGGTTTCTGGTCTTCCGACAGCAGCGCGGAGACCACGCCGACAGCACGCGAGGCATCGGTCACGTAGATCGCCTGCCCCTTCTCGTAGCGCGGATGGATCTTCACCGCCGTATGGACACGGCTGGTCGTCGCCCCACCGATCAACAGCGGCAGGTCCAGCCCCATGCGCTCCATCTCGGAGGCCACATGCACCATTTCATCCAGCGACGGCGTGATGAGACCGGAAAGACCGATGACATCGACCTTCTCCGCCACAGCCGTCTCGAGAATCTTGGTGGCCGGCACCATGACGCCGAGATCGATGATCTCATAATTGTTGCAGGCGAGAACGACGCCGACGATGTTCTTGCCGATGTCGTGCACGTCGCCCTTGACGGTTGCCATCAGCACCTTGCCGGCAGCCTTACGCTGATCGCCGCCATTCAGGCGCTTTTCCTCTTCCATATAGGGAAGAAGGACGGCAACGGCCTGCTTCATCACACGGGCGGATTTCACCACCTGCGGCAGGAACATCTTGCCCGAACCGAAAAGATCGCCGACCACATTCATGCCCGCCATCAGCGGACCTTCGATGACATGCAGCGGACGGGCCGCCTGCTGGCGCGCCTCCTCAGTATCGGCATCGATATATTCGGTAATGCCGTTGACGAGAGCATGCTCCAGCCGCTTCTCAACGGGGAGTTCGCGCCACGACAGGTCTTGAACCTTGCCTTCCTTGGCGCCAGCGCCGCGGAAGCGTTCGGCGATTTCCAACAGCCGTTCGGTCGCATCGTCACGGCGGTTCAGCACCACGTCTTCGCAGGCCTCGCGCAGCTCAGGATCGATGCTCTCATAAACGGCAAGCTGGCCCGCATTGACGATGCCCATATCCATGCCGACCTGGATCGCATGATAAAGGAAGACCGCATGCATCGCCTCACGCACCGGCTCATTGCCGCGGAAGGAGAAGGACAGGTTCGACACACCGCCGGAAATATGCACAAGCGGCATGGTTTCGCGGATGGTCTTGGTGGCCTGAATGAAGTCCACACCGTAATTATTGTGCTCTTCGATACCCGTCGCAACGGCGAAGACATTGGGGTCGAAGATGATGTCTTCCGGCAGAATTCCGGCCTTCTCCGTCAGGAGCTTATAGGCACGGGTGCAGATCTCGACCTTGCGCTCATAGGTATCCGCCTGCCCCACCTCGTCAAACGCCATGACGACAACGGCAGCGCCATAATTGCGCACCAGACGCGCCTGATCGAGAAACTTCTCCTCGCCTTCCTTCAGCGAAATGGAGTTGACGATCGACTTGCCCTGAACGCATTTCAGACCGGCCTCGATGATCTCCCATTTGGAACTGTCGATCATCACCGGCACGCGGGCAATATCCGGCTCGGCGGCAATCAGGTTAAGGAACTCGACCATGGCCTTTTGGCTGTCGATCAGGCCCTCATCCATGTTGATGTCGATGATCTGTGCGCCGTTCTCCACCTGATCGCGGGCAACGGCCAGTGCCGCGGTGTAATCGCCAGCCGTGATCAGCTTGCGGAACTTCGCAGAGCCCGTCACGTTCGTGCGCTCGCCGACATTGACGAAGGGAATGTCCTTGGTCAGCACGAAGGGCTCAAGACCGGACAGCGACATGAAGGACTTGTGTTCCGGCACCTTGCGCGGCTCGAAACCCTTCACGGCATCCGCAATAGCGCGAATATGCTCCGGCGTCGAGCCGCAGCAGCCGCCCACCACATTGACCAGTCCTTCGCGGGCAAACTCGGCAACCTGTGCCGCCATCATCTCCGGCGTTTCGTCATACTGGCCGAACTCGTTCGGCAGACCGGCATTCGGATAGGCGCAGATGAAGGTATCGGCCACATCCGACAGTTCCTGCAAATGCGGACGCATGGCGTTTGCGCCAAGCGCACAGTTGAGGCCGATGGTAAACGGGTTGGCGTGACGCACCGAGTTCCAGAAGGCCGACGGCGTCTGGCCCGACAGCGTGCGGCCGGAAAGGTCGGTGATCGTGCCGGAAATCATCACCGGCAGATGAATGCCCTTGGCAGCAAAGCGCTCCTCGCAGGCGAAGATCGCAGCCTTGGCGTTCAGCGTATCGAAGATCGTCTCGATCAGGATAATGTCGGCGCCGCCATCGATCAGACCGTCGATCTGCTCACCATAGGCGAGACGCAGATCATCGAAGCTGACAGCGCGGTAGCCGGGATTGTTCACATCCGGCGAGATCGACGCGGTGCGGTTGGTCGGGCCGATGGCGCCTGCAACGAAACGGCGGCGACCGTCCTCGCGCTCGGCGCGCTGCGCAGCGCGACGCACAATGAAGGCACCCTCGCGGTTCAGATCATAAACCGCGCCTTCCATTTCATAATCTGCCTGCGCGATGCGCGTCGACGAAAACGTGTTGGTCTCCAGAATATCCGCACCCGCCATGGCATAGCGGAAATGGATGTCCTCGATCGCATCCGGCTGCGTCAGGATCAGGAGGTCGTTATTGCCCTTCTGATGACAGGCACAACCAATGAAACGATCACCCCGGAAGTGGTCCTCGTCAAATCCAAGACCCTGGATCTGCGTGCCCATGGCACCATCGAGAATGAGGATGCGCTCCTGAGCCGCCTGTTTCAGCGCTTTCAGGATTTCCGCGCCGTCGCGTTTGCCGCCCAAAGGGCCAAACAGATCGTCAAACATCGGCACTCACTCCTCATTCTTTGCAAATCAGCAGACATCAAGTCACATAAAGATATCTTTATGTCAACATATCACGCAAATTCGGCCGCTCTCGTGCGAGAAACAACGTAGGAAATTTCCGGTATGGATGACACCCTCGCGCCTCAAAGATATAGGTATCCTCCATCAGCGCATCAAAGGAGGAATGGATGACCGAGACGGAAAGCACGAAAGCCTATTGGAGCACGCTGCCCTGGCACCGCCAATGGCTGGTAAAGCAGGCGGAAGGCCTGTTCGACTTCTTCCAGTATCGCGCGGTCAATCCCAAAGGCGGCTTCTTCGATCTCGACCGGCAAGGCGCGCCTCTGTCTTCCGACAATCCGGTGCGCGGCATTCATGCCTCCGCCCGCATGGTGCATTGCTTTTCTATCGGCCACCTGCTCGGTCGCCCCGGCTGCGGCGATATCGTTGATCATGGCATGACCTATTTGTGGAACAGGCACCGCGATCAGGAGCATGGCGGCTATTTCTGGCAGGTGGATGATAACGGTCCTGCCGACGCCACCAAGCAGGGTTATGGCCATGCCTTCGTGCTTCTCGCCGCCTCTTCCGCCAAGGTCGTCGGCCATCCACTGGCAGATGCGATGCTGGCCGATATCACCGAGGTTCTCGAAACCCGTTTCTGGGAAGAGAAGCATGGCGCCATCAAAGAAGAGTTTCACCGCGATTGGTCGCCGATCGAGAACTATCGCGGCCAGAACTCCAACATGCACCTGACCGAAGCCCTGATGGCCGCCTTCGAAGCGACGGGCGACAAGGCCTATCTCTCGAAAGCCGAACGCATCGCCGATCTCATCATCCGCCGCGCCGCAGGTGCACTGGATTTCCGCGTGCCGGAACATTTCGACGAGAACTGGGTACTGGACAAGGATTATCGCGGCAACGAGATGTTCCGCCCCTCAGGCTCCACGCCCGGCCACTGGCTGGAATGGTCGCGCCTCATCCTGCAGCTGTGGATCCTCGGAGACCGCAAGCACGACTGGATGCCGACAGCTGCCAAGTCACTCTTCGTCCAGTCCATGGCGCTCGGCTGGGACCGCGAAAAAGGTGGCTTCTTCTATACGCTCGACTGGGACAACACGCCCGCCAAGACGGAAAAGCTCTGGTGGCCGATGTGCGAAGCAGCCGGTGCGGCCCACTTCCTCAACGAGCACCTGCCCGCCGACGAGTTCTACGAAGACAGCTATCGCCGCATCTGGAGCACGATCGCCAATAACTTTCTCGATCATCAATTCGGCGGCTGGCATGAGGAGCTGACGGAAGACCTCGTTCCGGCCAACACCCTCTTCCCCGGCAAGGGCGATATCTACCACGCCCTTCAGGCCTGCCTCATCCCGCTTTTCCCCGCGGATGGCAGCCTGACGAAGATGATCGCCGAAAAAGGCGCGCGCTTCTGATTGAAGCGCGTGACAAATGGCGCGGCGAAGCCCACAGACGCTATCGCCGCTCCATCACAAAAGCTCACTCGAAATCCGCCGAATTCACCGTCACCCGCCACTCCAGCCGCGCGGGATCGGCTTGCTCATTGCTGCGCAACCGAAATGGCCGGCAGGCGGCATAGCTCTCATGCGGCCCCAATCGCCGTTCATTCGGTTGGTAAGCCTCCAACGAAATCGGCGCGCGAAAGGCAGGCTCAAAACCTTCCAGCGTATAGGTCAGCCGCTCGACCGCGACATCATTGGTGTTCTGAAAGCTCACCCGGATCGGCGCATTCTCATCCCGGCAGGTCGGGTCATAGGCCGCCGTGGCAATGATCTTTTCCAGCCGTTCACCGGAGCGGATCCAGTCGAACAACACCCAGCCTCCGAGTGAGAGCCACACCACGGCAAGCGCTGCCACAACCGGTTTCAGATGTCGCGGAAAAGCCATCAGAAACAACAGCAAAGCGACCGTCAGAACAATACCGACGATCATGAACGACGCTCCGCGATGTAGGACAAGATGTCAGTCAGTGTTCTTTCTCCTAAGGCCGTCGACAAAACGCATGCTTCGTTTCCCTTATAGCGCGCTAAACGCGAAGCGGCACAGAGAGACGCGATAAAGTCGGCGTGACAGGAACACTCCGAACCGGAGAGACCATCAAACGTTTGGTCGCCACCTCTGGCCTATCGCACACGGCCGTCACTAAATCAGAACCACGAATACGAAAGCGAGAACAAGCAGTATGATCACCATGGCGAGGCGGATGGCCTAGGTCCGCGACACTTGCGGCTTGTCTTAGTCGTACATTGGCGGCTGGCCATGGGCCAATGAGAACGGATGTCCACTCAATTGACTGTTCCAAATATCGCACTCAAAAAATTCTTTTTCTCGATCGACTGCAATTCGGAATTCCCTTGCATGACTATCAAGGCCAGCCAAGCGTTTCCACCTCTCATGAAAAAGGTCAGTTCGGCCTGGCTTTCCGCTGCAGTCATGGCGATTCCAGACAACCGCATGACCTGCACGCCGTTGACATTGGCCGTGCCCCAACCGGAGGTCGCTTTCATGATATGGCCGACGCGCTTTTCCAGATCCTTCAGATAGGCCGCCGGATCGACACTGTCAGTCCGAACACGCTCGTAGGAGATCAGTGCTGTCGTCCCCAACGTTGGCGCCAGGAAGAAGAAGTTGTCTTTAGGGGAACTATTAGAAGGGATCTGCCAGATTTCGCTAATCTTGGCGCCTCTGCCCGTCTTTGGATTGACCCATGTTTTGGTCGAGTCGGCCGGTGTCAAATTTGGTGCGACCATGCGATCGACCGGGACACTTTCATAAGACGAAACGGGAAGAGCGCTATGGCTCGCACTGGTCCTTTTGTCGAAGCGATAGTTGCTCAGATTGACAACAGCACCGCTAACAAGAAGCAGCATGAACGGCACCATGATAAAAGCCGCGATGCGGCTTGGCCGAACGGCCACTACCCTCGGCCGCTCCATGTCATAGCTCGCGGCTACATCGGCCTTCAGCCGACTATATTGGAAAAGGAACGTCGCGATGAACAATGGAGGGATGCCCAAGGCACAACCCGAAAACCACACCCTGTACTCACGGCGGAAGTAATATCTGAAGCGCAGACGAATACTCTTACAAGGCGTAGGCACCCATACGCCAAATATGGCTTTGCCCGGCGTCATACCAAACCATGCCAAGCAGAACGCGGGTATCATAGCAACGAGAGTAATCAGCATCAGATACAGGACGAATGCCGCAATGATAAGACCGGCCCGGTTTCCATGGAAATGGAGGTAAGCAGCCCAGATTTCTTGTCCAAGAACCGTGAACAAAGGTGACATCATCAATAGATCGAAAAGCCTTGCCCACAGACGGCGCCAAGGATGTGCGGGTACAAACACCTGTTCCGGGCCGACAGGTTTTGTCTCAGACCCGAGAGGCAGCGTTGCAAAGCTATCGGCAAAAATAGGGTTGAGACCGGCCTTTTCCCAGTCCGTCATTTGCTCATGAAAGAGGTAGTCGTCGCGGGAGATGTGACCACTTTCGATCAGACGGCGAATTGTCTCCTCGCCGACAGGCCCCGCGCGCTTCGGCCCGATGGTGTAATACCAAATCGCCATTGCGCTGTACCCCGCTCACCCACGCAAGCTTTAGCAAGGCACTCTCACCCCGTAAAGGGCAGCACCGGTAGGCAAGACGCCTAAACCCTCGCGCGAAGAGCTTTGCTATCCACTTGGAAAAAGAAAAATGGTGGGCCCGGAGGGACTCGAACCCCCAACCAAGCGGTTATGAGCCGCCGGCTCTAACCATTGAGCTACAGGCCCTTCGAAGCAAAACGCGTCGATGCGCAGGGCTGCAATGGTCCAGCCGGTGCGTGGGTCTCGCTCTAACGCAATTTTTCCGGTGCGACAAGCCGTTGAAAATTGGCTGACACAATCTATGCCGTAATAGTCTCATAATCTAAAGCCATAGGATGTAGAGGGACATCAACAGAGGACTTTTTTCATGGTATCCAGACTGGCTCGTTCGATTGCGATTGGAACCGTCACACTTGCTGCGCTCGCTCCATTTGCAGCCGTTGCGCAGGACGCCAAGCCACGCGAAGCGACGATTACGGTTTCCGGCGAAGGCAACGCCTCTACCGCTCCCGACATGGCCGTTCTTTCCTTCAGTGTCTTGAAGCAGGCGCAAACGGCCGCTGAGGCCTTGAGCGAAAACAACAAGGCGATGACCGAAGTTCAGGCGGCGTTGAAGAAGGCCGGTATTGCCGATCGCGATCTGCAGACCTCGAATTTTTCGGTGCAGCCCGTCTACAAGCAGTTCGAGCCGAAGGATGGCGTTTATATCCCGCCGGAAATTACCGGATATCAGGTGACGAACGGGCTGACGGTGCGCGTCCGCGACCTGACCAAGCTTGGTGGGATCCTCGATACTTCCGTGAAGCTCGGGATCAATCAGGGCGGCGATATCACCTTTACCAATGACAATCCGGAAGCGGTCTTCACCGATGCACGCAAGAAGGCTGTTGAGGACGCCGTTGCGAAAGCAAAGACGCTGGCCGAAGCAGCCGGTGTGAAGGTTGGGCGCGTTCTGGAAATCAGCGAGAACAGCCCTCGCCCGTTGCCAGTCCCCGCACCGATGATGCGCGCCACCATGCAAAAGGAAGATAGCGTGCCGATTGCCGCAGGGGAAAACACCTATGTCGTCAACGTCAACGTGACATTCGCGATCGAACAGTAACCCAGAAAGGGCGCGTCTCATAAACGCGTCCTCCCCTGCAAAAAACATAGTCTGTTCGCAGAAACAAAAATGCCCCCGCCATTCTCATGACGGGGGCATTATCCTGATCGATCAGCCGTTAGCGGCGGATGACAGGGCAGCCGCGAACATTGGCAAACACGACACGGTCGCGGCCATAGCGGTCGAAGCCGGCGACAACCACGCGGCGCGGCGAAACGTCAACGACGCGGGCGCGACGAATGCCCATGCGGCTTGCCTTTTCTTCCGCAAGCCAAGGCGAGCAGCGGTCACGGCCACGATCCGGACGGCCCCAGCCTGGGCCGCCATGGCCACCATGGCGGTAGCCATCCTGAACATACATGCCGTACCGGAAACCATCGGCAGAGGCGCTGGTGGCTGTGGCGGAAACGCCGCCGAGTGCAATAAGGGCTGCCAAACCTGCTTTTACAAAGTTGCCAATCATGGGTCTTGCTCCGTTTCTAAACCATGGCCTGGCATTCCAGCCAGACCGATTGAGCAGACGCTAATCAAGTGCTGCTGAACATTATCAGAACCGGTCATTCACCCGTCGTTCAGGCAAAACGCACGTCTTACGTAGAAAGATGCAGCATCACGTCGCGCCGGTGCGGTCGATCCCGATGCTCGAAGAGATAGATGCCCTGCCACGTACCAAGCACCATACGCCCGTCAGACACGGGAATGCCGATCGAAACCTGAGTCAGCGCTGCCTTGATATGCGCGGGCATATCATCCGGTCCTTCCATGGTATGAACGACCCAGCGCATCGCCGGATCGCTGGAGGGCGGCACAAGGCGGGAGAAGAACGTCTTCAGATCGCGCTGCACATCCGGGTCGGCATTCTCCTGTATGATCAACGAGCAAGACGTATGCCGCACGAAGACCGTCAACAGGCCCTCCTCCACCCCGGCGTTCTTCACGAATGCAGCCGCTTGATCTGTGAATTCATAAAGACCTTGTCCCCTTGTGGTCAGTTCGATCATTTTCTGCGGCATAATTATTCTTTCCTACTGCTGGAACCGAAGTAAAAGCGAAACGTTGTTGATTGCTATGGGCAAAGTCTGTGCGTACTGGGCGCACTCCCCACGAACGAGACGATCTATGAATTGCCTTGCAAGCGCAGAAGAACTTGGAATATGCACTCTTCTTGAAATGCAAGACAACGGCTCTGGGACCTTTGCACCCTCTCCTGGAAGGAGAGAGATAACAAGGGATTTCCACCGGCCAAACTCTTCCCTTCAAAGAGCGGCCCACCTGCAGTCCAGCATAACACTGCGCTTGGAACACTGACCCATGATGCCTTTAGACCAGAAGGTCGATCTCACAAACTGCGATAGAGAACCGATCCACATTCCAGGCAGCATTCAGCCGCATGGCTGTTTGATCGCGTGCGATAACGCCATGCGCACCATCCTTCGCTATTCCGAGAACTGCGAAACCTTTCTGGGCATCTCAGGCGACCTGACCGGACGCCAGATCGAAGAGATTTTCGGCCACACCGCCGTCCATGATCTGCGCAATGCCTTGACTGTCACGGCAAACAGCAACCGCGCGGCTCTCCTGCCCAATGTCCGTATGGGCAACGGCAGAGCCTATGATGTTGCGATCCACCGCTATAAATCCATCACCATTATAGAGCTGGAAGCGGCGACCGATGAGGCACAGCCTCTTCACACCGCTCAGTTGATGATCGATCGCATTCGTGAAGCCGACAATGTCGACAGTCTGATTTCCCGCACATCCCGCCTGATCAAGGCGATGCTCGGCTACGACCGTGTCATGATCTACCGCTTTGAGCAGGATGGCGCGGGCAAGGTCATATCGGAAGCGAAACAGCCGGCGCTCGAAAGCTTTCTCGGCCAGTAT is a genomic window containing:
- a CDS encoding S-(hydroxymethyl)glutathione dehydrogenase/class III alcohol dehydrogenase, with amino-acid sequence MDVRAAVAVQAGKPLEVMTVQLEGPRAGEVLIEVKATGICHTDDFTLSGADPEGLFPAILGHEGAGIVVDVGPGVTSVKKGDHVIPLYTPECRECYSCTSRKTNLCTAIRSTQGQGVMPDGTSRFSIGKDKIHHYMGCSTFANYTVLPEIAVAKINPDAPFDKVCYIGCGVTTGIGAVINTAKVEIGSTAIVFGLGGIGLNVLQGLRLAGADMIIGVDINPERKAWGEKFGMTHFVNPKEVDGDIVPYLVNMTKRNGDLIGGADYTFDCTGNTKVMRQALEASHRGWGKSVIIGVAGAGQEISTRPFQLVTGRNWMGTAFGGARGRTDVPKIVDWYMEGKIQIDPMITHTMPLDDINKGFDLMHKGESIRGVVVY
- the metH gene encoding methionine synthase encodes the protein MFDDLFGPLGGKRDGAEILKALKQAAQERILILDGAMGTQIQGLGFDEDHFRGDRFIGCACHQKGNNDLLILTQPDAIEDIHFRYAMAGADILETNTFSSTRIAQADYEMEGAVYDLNREGAFIVRRAAQRAEREDGRRRFVAGAIGPTNRTASISPDVNNPGYRAVSFDDLRLAYGEQIDGLIDGGADIILIETIFDTLNAKAAIFACEERFAAKGIHLPVMISGTITDLSGRTLSGQTPSAFWNSVRHANPFTIGLNCALGANAMRPHLQELSDVADTFICAYPNAGLPNEFGQYDETPEMMAAQVAEFAREGLVNVVGGCCGSTPEHIRAIADAVKGFEPRKVPEHKSFMSLSGLEPFVLTKDIPFVNVGERTNVTGSAKFRKLITAGDYTAALAVARDQVENGAQIIDINMDEGLIDSQKAMVEFLNLIAAEPDIARVPVMIDSSKWEIIEAGLKCVQGKSIVNSISLKEGEEKFLDQARLVRNYGAAVVVMAFDEVGQADTYERKVEICTRAYKLLTEKAGILPEDIIFDPNVFAVATGIEEHNNYGVDFIQATKTIRETMPLVHISGGVSNLSFSFRGNEPVREAMHAVFLYHAIQVGMDMGIVNAGQLAVYESIDPELREACEDVVLNRRDDATERLLEIAERFRGAGAKEGKVQDLSWRELPVEKRLEHALVNGITEYIDADTEEARQQAARPLHVIEGPLMAGMNVVGDLFGSGKMFLPQVVKSARVMKQAVAVLLPYMEEEKRLNGGDQRKAAGKVLMATVKGDVHDIGKNIVGVVLACNNYEIIDLGVMVPATKILETAVAEKVDVIGLSGLITPSLDEMVHVASEMERMGLDLPLLIGGATTSRVHTAVKIHPRYEKGQAIYVTDASRAVGVVSALLSEDQKPAYIDGIRAEYAKVAEAHARNEREKQRLPLSRARENAQKVDWTNYQPVKPHFIGTKTFESYDLEELSRYIDWTPFFQTWELKGRFPAILEDEKQGEAARQLYADAQAMLKKIIEEKWFRPRAVIGFWPANAVGDDIRLFTDESRTSELETFYTLRQQLSKRDGRPNVALSDFVAPKDSGIADYVGGFVVTAGIEEVAIAERFERANDDYSSILVKALADRFAEAFAERMHERVRKEFWGYAPGESFSSEDLVGEAYAGIRPAPGYPAQPDHTEKDTLFRLLDATNQTGVELTESYAMWPGSSVSGLYIGHPESYYFGVAKVERDQVEDYARRKGMAVKEVERWLGPVLNYVPVDAAKDVETVA
- a CDS encoding AGE family epimerase/isomerase, translated to MTETESTKAYWSTLPWHRQWLVKQAEGLFDFFQYRAVNPKGGFFDLDRQGAPLSSDNPVRGIHASARMVHCFSIGHLLGRPGCGDIVDHGMTYLWNRHRDQEHGGYFWQVDDNGPADATKQGYGHAFVLLAASSAKVVGHPLADAMLADITEVLETRFWEEKHGAIKEEFHRDWSPIENYRGQNSNMHLTEALMAAFEATGDKAYLSKAERIADLIIRRAAGALDFRVPEHFDENWVLDKDYRGNEMFRPSGSTPGHWLEWSRLILQLWILGDRKHDWMPTAAKSLFVQSMALGWDREKGGFFYTLDWDNTPAKTEKLWWPMCEAAGAAHFLNEHLPADEFYEDSYRRIWSTIANNFLDHQFGGWHEELTEDLVPANTLFPGKGDIYHALQACLIPLFPADGSLTKMIAEKGARF
- a CDS encoding RDD family protein, producing MAIWYYTIGPKRAGPVGEETIRRLIESGHISRDDYLFHEQMTDWEKAGLNPIFADSFATLPLGSETKPVGPEQVFVPAHPWRRLWARLFDLLMMSPLFTVLGQEIWAAYLHFHGNRAGLIIAAFVLYLMLITLVAMIPAFCLAWFGMTPGKAIFGVWVPTPCKSIRLRFRYYFRREYRVWFSGCALGIPPLFIATFLFQYSRLKADVAASYDMERPRVVAVRPSRIAAFIMVPFMLLLVSGAVVNLSNYRFDKRTSASHSALPVSSYESVPVDRMVAPNLTPADSTKTWVNPKTGRGAKISEIWQIPSNSSPKDNFFFLAPTLGTTALISYERVRTDSVDPAAYLKDLEKRVGHIMKATSGWGTANVNGVQVMRLSGIAMTAAESQAELTFFMRGGNAWLALIVMQGNSELQSIEKKNFLSAIFGTVN
- a CDS encoding SIMPL domain-containing protein; protein product: MVSRLARSIAIGTVTLAALAPFAAVAQDAKPREATITVSGEGNASTAPDMAVLSFSVLKQAQTAAEALSENNKAMTEVQAALKKAGIADRDLQTSNFSVQPVYKQFEPKDGVYIPPEITGYQVTNGLTVRVRDLTKLGGILDTSVKLGINQGGDITFTNDNPEAVFTDARKKAVEDAVAKAKTLAEAAGVKVGRVLEISENSPRPLPVPAPMMRATMQKEDSVPIAAGENTYVVNVNVTFAIEQ
- a CDS encoding secondary thiamine-phosphate synthase enzyme YjbQ, coding for MPQKMIELTTRGQGLYEFTDQAAAFVKNAGVEEGLLTVFVRHTSCSLIIQENADPDVQRDLKTFFSRLVPPSSDPAMRWVVHTMEGPDDMPAHIKAALTQVSIGIPVSDGRMVLGTWQGIYLFEHRDRPHRRDVMLHLST